One genomic window of Branchiostoma floridae strain S238N-H82 chromosome 4, Bfl_VNyyK, whole genome shotgun sequence includes the following:
- the LOC118414956 gene encoding 5-hydroxytryptamine receptor 4-like yields MTTIVSMSDYNTTQALAVPETHHVRTVQPGANGTNGSSGCTEAYLGPQYSLEIQVLLSSFLALVILLTIVGNILVISTVALFRSLRSLTNYFVVSLAVADLLVGVIVMTLGTQYEVSGRWRHGEIFCLIFTSMDISLTTCSIMHLSCIAFDRYYAICHPFKYPTKMSHRKMVLMIAMCWVVPVIMAYVPIMNRWNTIGIEPVVEDTKCALGPESCVFLVNKEFSLIASTLSFYLPAVMMTLAYYQVYRAARRQMQQIISLERSMNNNENMRREKKAAKTLGIIMGCFLVCWMPFFVANIVEPLCGYCITRSCDLCLKFFLWLGYINSTLNPMIYAFFNRSFRRAFKRILSCSSCCDLDNRDFDPAVSTALQRRTSTRHQNGEAVNNT; encoded by the exons ATGACTACAATCGTCAGTATGTCGGACTACAACACTACCCAGGCTCTGGCCGTTCCTGAGACGCACCATGTCCGGACAGTCCAGCCGGGAGCGAACGGTACTAACGGCAGCTCGGGATGTACGGAAGCATATCTCGGTCCGCAGTACTCTCttgaaatacag GTTCTCCTGTCCAGTTTTCTCGCGCTGGTCATTCTGCTGACCATCGTGGGGAACATACTGGTCATCAGCACCGTGGCCCTCTTCCGGTCACTCCGCTCGCTCACCAACTACTTTGTG gtgtcactAGCTGTGGCTGACCTGCTGGTCGGGGTTATCGTCATGACGCTGGGGACGCAGTACGAGGTGTCGGGAAGATGGCGGCACGGAGAGATCTTCTGTCTGATCTTCACGTCCATGGACATCTCCCTCACCACATGCTCCATCATGCACCTGTCCTGCATCGCGTTCGACCGCTACTACGCCATCTGCCACCCCTTCAAGTACCCCACCAAGATGTCCCACCGCAAGATGGTGCTGATGATCGCGATGTGCTGGGTCGTGCCGGTCATCATGGCCTACGTCCCGATCATGAACCGCTGGAACACCATCGGGATCGAGCCTGTCGTGGAGGACACGAAATGCGCACTGGGACCAGAAAGTTGCGTCTTCTTGGTAAACAAGGAGTTTTCCCTGATAGCGTCGACACTGAGCTTCTACCTTCCCGCTGTGATGATGACTCTGGCTTATTATCAAGTTTACCGTGCGGCCAGGAGACAAATGCAGCAGATCATCAGCCTAGAACGATCCATGAACAACAACGAGAACATGCGGAGAGAGAAAAAAGCAGCCAAGACACTCGGCATCATCATGGGCTGTTTCCTGGTGTGCTGGATGCCTTTCTTTGTAGCGAATATAGTAGAACCGCTATGCGGGTACTGTATTACACGTTCTTGTGACTTGTGCTTAAAGTTTTTTCTGTGGTTGGGGTACATAAACTCAACACTAAACCCCATGATTTATGCGTTCTTCAATCGAAGTTTTCGACGGGCCTTTAAGAGAATCCTGTCGTGCTCGTCGTGTTGTGACTTGGACAACAGAGATTTTGACCCTGCCGTGTCCACCGCACTACAACGAAGAACAAGCACACGGCACCAAAACGGCGAAGCGGTCAACAACACGTGA